One genomic segment of Strix aluco isolate bStrAlu1 chromosome 9, bStrAlu1.hap1, whole genome shotgun sequence includes these proteins:
- the GYG1 gene encoding glycogenin-1 isoform X2, with amino-acid sequence MTCHRRGRPWRRPHPAAARDSLGRGLRPRPGACGAWLRPYIRAGRCAAPGARPFRGAGTMADQSFVTLATNDSYVKGALVLGSSLQQYRTTRKLTALITPQVSDLMRRVLEKVFDEVILVNVLDSGDSAHLALMKRPELGVTLTKLHCWELTQFSKCVFMDADTMVLSNIDELFEREELSAAPDPGWPDCFNSGVFVYRPSIETYNQLLQFATEKGSFDGADQGLLNTFFSSWATTDMSKHLPFIYNLSSTSVYSYLPAFKAFGANTKVVHFLGSIKPWNYTYDSRTKSIKGNMDDPKIVHPEFLNMWWGAYIANVLPLLEQHGIVEEATTGVNMLSGLVYTLAFSCGFCREAEVTEAVSHISISAPSPVLPTVSSEERKERWEQGQADYMGVDSFDNIKKKLDTYLQ; translated from the exons ATGACGTGCCACCGCCGCGGGAGACCATGGCGGAGACCCCACCCCGCGGCGGCGCGGGATTCCTTGGGGCGGGGCCTGCGCCCGCGGCCAGGGGCGTGCGGCGCGTGGCTCCGCCCCTATATAAGGGCCGGGCGGTGCGCAGCGCCCGGAGCGCGGCCGTTCCGCGGAGCTGGCACCATGGCAG ACCAGTCTTTTGTGACTCTAGCCACAAATGACTCCTATGTGAAAGGAGCACTGGTACTTGGTTCATCCTTGCAACAGTACAGAACAACAAGGAAGCTGACTGCACTCATAACTCCTCAGGTCTCAGATCTTATGAG GAGAGTGCTGGAAAAAGTCTTTGATGAAGTCATATTGGTAAACGTCTTGGATAGTGGGGATTCAGCACACTTGGCGTTAATGAAAAGACCTGAGCTGGGTGTCACACTAACAAAGCTTCACTGCTGGGAACTGACACAGTTTTCAAAATGCGTCTTCATGGATGCAGACACAATG GTTTTGTCAAATATCGATGAGCTTTTTGAGAGAGAAGAGCTGTCTGCAGCACCAGATCCAGGCTGGCCTGACTGTTTTAATTCTGGAGTTTTTGTTTACCGACCTTCCATTGAAACATACAATCAGCTGTTACAGTTTGCCACAGAGAAAGGCAGCTTTGATG gtgcAGATCAGGGGTTATTAAACACCTTCTTCAGCAGCTGGGCAACAACAGACATGAGCAAACATCTACCATTTATTTATAATTTGAGCAGCACTTCTGTATATTCCTACCTTCCAGCATTTAAAGC GTTCGGTGCAAATACTAAAGTGGTGCATTTCCTCGGAAGCATAAAGCCATGGAACTATACATATGACTCCAGAACAAAAAGCATAAAAGGCAACATGGACGACCCTAAAATAGTTCACCCAGAATTCCTCAACATGTGGTGGGGTGCCTATATAGCTAATGTTTTACCATTACTAGAACAGCATGGAATTGTTGAAGAAGCTACTACAGGTGTAAACATG CTATCAGGCTTGGTCTATACTCTGGCTTTCTCTTGTGGCTTCTGTAGAGAG GCAGAGGTTACAGAGGCAGTGTCCCACATATCAATATCAGCACCATCACCAGTATTACCAACTGTATCTTCAGAAGAACGCAAGGAACGGTGGGAACAGGGCCAAGCTGACTATATGGGAGTGGATTCCTTCGACAACATCAAGAAGAAACTTGACACCTACCTTCAGTAG
- the GYG1 gene encoding glycogenin-1 isoform X1 — protein MTCHRRGRPWRRPHPAAARDSLGRGLRPRPGACGAWLRPYIRAGRCAAPGARPFRGAGTMADQSFVTLATNDSYVKGALVLGSSLQQYRTTRKLTALITPQVSDLMRRVLEKVFDEVILVNVLDSGDSAHLALMKRPELGVTLTKLHCWELTQFSKCVFMDADTMVLSNIDELFEREELSAAPDPGWPDCFNSGVFVYRPSIETYNQLLQFATEKGSFDGADQGLLNTFFSSWATTDMSKHLPFIYNLSSTSVYSYLPAFKAFGANTKVVHFLGSIKPWNYTYDSRTKSIKGNMDDPKIVHPEFLNMWWGAYIANVLPLLEQHGIVEEATTGVNMAEVTEAVSHISISAPSPVLPTVSSEERKERWEQGQADYMGVDSFDNIKKKLDTYLQ, from the exons ATGACGTGCCACCGCCGCGGGAGACCATGGCGGAGACCCCACCCCGCGGCGGCGCGGGATTCCTTGGGGCGGGGCCTGCGCCCGCGGCCAGGGGCGTGCGGCGCGTGGCTCCGCCCCTATATAAGGGCCGGGCGGTGCGCAGCGCCCGGAGCGCGGCCGTTCCGCGGAGCTGGCACCATGGCAG ACCAGTCTTTTGTGACTCTAGCCACAAATGACTCCTATGTGAAAGGAGCACTGGTACTTGGTTCATCCTTGCAACAGTACAGAACAACAAGGAAGCTGACTGCACTCATAACTCCTCAGGTCTCAGATCTTATGAG GAGAGTGCTGGAAAAAGTCTTTGATGAAGTCATATTGGTAAACGTCTTGGATAGTGGGGATTCAGCACACTTGGCGTTAATGAAAAGACCTGAGCTGGGTGTCACACTAACAAAGCTTCACTGCTGGGAACTGACACAGTTTTCAAAATGCGTCTTCATGGATGCAGACACAATG GTTTTGTCAAATATCGATGAGCTTTTTGAGAGAGAAGAGCTGTCTGCAGCACCAGATCCAGGCTGGCCTGACTGTTTTAATTCTGGAGTTTTTGTTTACCGACCTTCCATTGAAACATACAATCAGCTGTTACAGTTTGCCACAGAGAAAGGCAGCTTTGATG gtgcAGATCAGGGGTTATTAAACACCTTCTTCAGCAGCTGGGCAACAACAGACATGAGCAAACATCTACCATTTATTTATAATTTGAGCAGCACTTCTGTATATTCCTACCTTCCAGCATTTAAAGC GTTCGGTGCAAATACTAAAGTGGTGCATTTCCTCGGAAGCATAAAGCCATGGAACTATACATATGACTCCAGAACAAAAAGCATAAAAGGCAACATGGACGACCCTAAAATAGTTCACCCAGAATTCCTCAACATGTGGTGGGGTGCCTATATAGCTAATGTTTTACCATTACTAGAACAGCATGGAATTGTTGAAGAAGCTACTACAGGTGTAAACATG GCAGAGGTTACAGAGGCAGTGTCCCACATATCAATATCAGCACCATCACCAGTATTACCAACTGTATCTTCAGAAGAACGCAAGGAACGGTGGGAACAGGGCCAAGCTGACTATATGGGAGTGGATTCCTTCGACAACATCAAGAAGAAACTTGACACCTACCTTCAGTAG